A genomic region of Papaver somniferum cultivar HN1 chromosome 7, ASM357369v1, whole genome shotgun sequence contains the following coding sequences:
- the LOC113295596 gene encoding uncharacterized protein LOC113295596, with the protein MDAPSEGRSGGILCMWDETKVKFVDYLVGHHSINLHRQMPNSGFEWVFFGIYAPSNYIIRKDFWREIEEVRRYWSLPWVVGGDWNVITFIHERTSCTKSNNAMRNFNRFISRHELIDLPMIGARYTWTNNQVQCVRSRIDRILVSVDWECRFPNVTQQALVRPCSDHSPLALICDGVKGGSGPFRCEIFWYAHPDFFTFIQNTWNSFTVTGNAGFVMCKKLQLLKPLLKLWAKQEFGDMERRLEELEDILSRLMQRKIFMVDSMKINGMKG; encoded by the coding sequence ATGGATGCTCCATCTGAAGGTCGTTCTGGAGGAATTTTATGTATGTGGGATGAGACAAAGGTTAAGTTTGTTGATTATCTAGTTGGCCATCACTCGATTAATCTTCATCGCCAAATGCCTAATTCTGGTTTTGAGTGGGTGTTTTTTGGTATTTATGCTCCCAGCAATTATATTATCAGAAAGGATTTTTGGAGAGAAATTGAAGAGGTTAGAAGATATTGGAGTTTACCATGGGTTGTTGGAGGTGATTGGAATGTTATCACATTCATTCATGAAAGAACTTCTTGCACGAAATCAAACAATGCAATGAGGAATTTTAACAGGTTCATATCAAGACATGAACTTATTGATCTTCCAATGATTGGGGCTAGATACACCTGGACTAATAATCAGGTTCAATGTGTTCGTAGTAGAATTGATAGAATTTTAGTTTCTGTTGATTGGGAGTGTCGGTTTCCGAATGTTACTCAACAAGCTCTTGTCAGGCCATGTTCAGATCATAGTCCTCTTGCTCTTATTTGCGATGGTGTCAAAGGAGGTTCAGGCCCATTTCGTTGTGAAATTTTCTGGTATGCACATCCTGACTTTTTCACTTTCATTCAAAATACTTGGAATTCTTTCACCGTGACAGGTAATGCAGGTTTTGTGATGTGCAAAAAGCTTCAACTTTTAAAGCCTTTGTTAAAGCTTTGGGCTAAGCAAGAGTTTGGCGACATGGAAAGGAGATTAGAAGAACTAGAAGATATTTTGTCAAGATTGATGCAGAGGAAGATCTTCATGGTGGACTCAATGAAGATCAATGGAATGAAAGGTTGA